A genomic segment from Ochotona princeps isolate mOchPri1 chromosome 11, mOchPri1.hap1, whole genome shotgun sequence encodes:
- the CCKAR gene encoding cholecystokinin receptor type A has product MDAVASLLVNASGIPPPCELLLDNETLFCLDQPPPSKEWQPAVQIFLYSLIFLLSVLGNTLVITVLIRNKRMRTVTNIFLLSLAISDLMLCLFCMPFNLIPNLLKDFIFGSALCKTTTYLMGTSVSVSTFNLVAISLERYGAICRPLQSRVWQTKSHALKVIAATWGLSFTIMTPYPIYSNLVPFTKNNNQTANMCRFLLPSDVMQQSWHTFLLLILFLIPGIVMMVAYGLISLELYQGIKFDASQKKSAKERKSSTGSSRFEDNDGCYLQRSKSPRQLELQRLSGSRVSRVRSSSSAANLMAKKRVIRMLVVIVILFFLCWMPIFSANAWRAYDTVSAEHHLSGTPISFILLLSYTSSCVNPIIYCFMNRRFRLGFMATFTCCPNPGPQGPRGEAAEEEEGGTSRASFSRASLTGRPS; this is encoded by the exons ATGGACGCAGTCGCCAGCCTCCTGGTGAATGCAAGCGGCATCCCTCCTCCCTGCGAACTCCTGCTGGACAATGAAACGCTCTTCTGCCTTGATCAGCCCCCTCCTTCCAAAG AGTGGCAGCCAGCAGTGCAGATCTTCCTGTACTCCCTCATCTTCCTGCTCAGTGTTCTGGGGAACACACTGGTCATCACAGTGCTGATTCGTAACAAGAGGATGAGGACCGTCACCAACATCTTCCTGCTCTCCCTAGCGATCAGCGACCTTATGCTGTGCCTCTTCTGCATGCCCTTCAACCTCATCCCCAACCTGCTCAAGGATTTCATCTTTGGGAGTGCCCTGTGCAAGACCACCACCTACCTGATGG gCACCTCTGTGAGTGTATCCACCTTTAATCTGGTAGCCATATCGCTGGAGAGATACGGCGCAATTTGCAGACCCTTGCAGTCCAGGGTCTGGCAGACGAAATCCCATGCCCTGAAGGTGATTGCCGCTACCTGGGGCCTCTCCTTCACCATCATGACTCCATACCCCATCTACAGCAACCTGGTACCTTTCACCAAAAATAACAACCAAACCGCAAATATGTGCCGCTTTCTACTGCCAAGTGACGTCATGCAGCAGTCCTG GCACACGTTCCTGCTACTCATTCTCTTTCTTATTCCTGGAATTGTGATGATGGTGGCGTATGGATTAATCTCCCTGGAACTCTACCAAGGAATAAAATTTGATGCTAGCCAGAAGAAATCTGCTAAAG AAAGGAAATCTAGCACTGGCAGCAGCCGGTTTGAGGACAATGATGGGTGCTACCTACAGCGGTCCAAGTCCCCGAGGCAGCTGGAGCTTCAGCGGCTGTCAGGAAGCAGGGTCAGCCGCGTGCGGAGCAGCAGCTCAGCAGCCAACCTCATGGCCAAGAAGCGGGTGATCCGCATGCTTGTAGTCATTGtcatcctcttcttcctctgctggaTGCCcatcttcagcgccaacgccTGGCGGGCCTATGACACGGTCTCGGCCGAGCACCACCTGTCCGGGACGCCCATCTCCTTTATTCTCCTGCTCTCCTACACCTCCTCCTGCGTCAAccccatcatctactgcttcatgaACAGGCGCTTCCGTCTCGGCTTCATGGCCACCTTCACCTGTTGCCCTAACCCGGGGCCCCAGGGGCCGaggggagaggcagcagaggaggaagaaggcGGAACCAGCAGGGCATCATTCTCCAGGGCGTCTCTCACTGGACGTCCCTCATGA